A portion of the Pseudomonadales bacterium genome contains these proteins:
- a CDS encoding VPLPA-CTERM sorting domain-containing protein, translated as MRCAIRGVLLAGAMLVSVASQAYVVPVTNASFETTSNAALSSDVDGKWWSGFHPGWTGSGSTGTWIPYASVFTDPIPDGAQVAYMNGGGSIWQSTGELIQAGYTYTLSVMVGTRETNQTSAVTFDGARISLLGDGNTLDSATLTTLAVGKWAQLTTSFTATAGDAGKTLQIRLEGLKQGVQTNYDAVSVTAVPLPAAAWLFGSALFGLGLVRRRAVGGVVAA; from the coding sequence ATGCGTTGCGCAATCAGGGGTGTGTTGTTGGCGGGCGCGATGCTGGTGTCGGTGGCATCGCAGGCCTATGTGGTGCCGGTGACGAATGCGTCGTTCGAGACCACATCGAATGCGGCGCTCAGCAGCGACGTCGATGGGAAGTGGTGGAGCGGGTTTCACCCCGGCTGGACGGGGAGCGGATCGACGGGCACGTGGATTCCGTACGCATCGGTGTTCACCGATCCCATCCCCGACGGGGCGCAGGTCGCATACATGAATGGAGGTGGGTCGATCTGGCAGAGCACGGGAGAGCTCATCCAGGCCGGCTACACCTATACGCTGAGCGTGATGGTGGGTACACGCGAGACGAACCAGACTTCCGCCGTGACTTTCGATGGCGCCAGAATCAGCTTGCTGGGTGATGGCAATACGCTCGATTCGGCCACGCTCACGACCCTTGCGGTGGGCAAATGGGCTCAACTCACGACCAGCTTCACGGCAACTGCAGGCGATGCAGGAAAGACCCTGCAAATCAGGCTGGAGGGGCTGAAGCAGGGCGTGCAAACCAATTACGACGCCGTTTCGGTCACCGCAGTACCGCTGCCGGCGGCTGCATGGCTGTTCGGTTCCGCGCTGTTCGGGCTGGGCCTGGTGCGTCGGCGAGCCGTCGGCGGCGTGGTCGCAGCCTGA